CCTTTACTGAACAAGGCGGCATGCAGATCCAACTGTTCTTCCGATATATCAAAATCGGTCCCAAAACCCAAAGCAGCGCGGCCGCCTGTGCAAATGATGCTTTCACGACTACCGCCGGAAATTCTGCCACGTGTGCTTGCCTCTGCGAATAAATAGAGAACACAACCAAATTTACCATTCTTGTATTGGAATGCATCCGTGGGAATGGTATCGCTCCAAACGACTGCCACCGGCTCAAACTCCGGCCGAAGATTTTTCACTATCACGCTTTCCATGCTTAACTCCTATCTATTAGAGAATCCGTATCTTAAATTACTGTTTGCCTAACAAAAAATTCACCAGTTACAAGGGCCGAAGAAATTGTTACTTAAAATAAAAGTTCCGACCCTTGTGATTCGGATGAAAGGGATGTTTTTAAATTCAATGACTGGCAATTTTTGAGAATACATTTATTATTGCAACCCCAATCATTATCATTGTCATGCCTATTATTGCAGGGATATCCGGCATCTGTTTAAACAAAATGGCACCTGTTATTGTAATCAGCGTAATCCCGATTCCTGACCAGATTGCATACGCAATTCCTACGGGTATCGTTTTTAACACGAGTGATAAAAAATAGAATGATGCCCCATAACCTACAATTGCCATAATACTTGGGCCTAGTTTGGTAAATTCTTGCGACGCTTTTAATGCACTGGTTCCGATAACTTCTGCAATTATTGCTATAGAAAGATACAAGTACCCCATATATTCTCCCGGCTCAAAGATTGTGTGATGAGAATATCAATGATATGGTACAATGTGTAGATCCATTAATAAAAATCTTATTGGGCCATTATGAGACGCACCATATGCGACAAGCCGCTGACATAGAAATTTCCTTGACACCTCGGCCAGACGGGATAGCGCTTCAGCGATGGTTGTATGATGAAATTCGTACAGCCATCCTCGCAGGTAGGCTTATGCCGGGTTCACGCCTGCCGGCCACCCGTGATCTGGCGCTACGATTGAAAATATCCCGTGGTACGGTGCTGGCGGCTTATGCTCAATTGGGTGCGGAGGGATATATCCAGGGCGTAACGGGAAAGGGCAGCTTTGTAGCCCCGGAGTTGCCGGACTTACCTCCCAGACCGGTCGCTACAGGCAGTGGGGTGGCGGAATCTATCAGCGACAACGCCACTGGAACCAAGTACGAGGCTCCGGCTGTGGTGTTGTCTGCCCGGGGCAAGAAGCTATCAATGACGCCGTTCAGCGTTGCAGGGCGCACGTTACCGGCTAAAGCATTTCGCACCAATCAACCGGATGTCACTGCATTTCCTTTTGATCTGTGGACGCGCATTGCCTCACGCAGATCACGTCGCCTGTGTCCAAAATTCCTCGCGGATGGAGACGCCTGCGGTTACAAACCGTTACGTGAAGAAATCGCAGGGTACCTACGTTCCAGCCGTGGTATCACATGCTCTGCTGAACAGGTGGTGTTGGTGGGCAGCGTCCAGCAGATACTTGATATAAGTGCTCGGTTATTGCTCGATCCAGGAGACCAAGTATGGATCGAGGATCCTGGATATCCTGGTGCCCATTTGATATTCGCCGCCGCCGGTGCAAAAATAGTGGATATCCCAGTGGATTTGAATGGCATAGATGTTGAAAACGCTCGCAATCAGGCTCCCAATGCGAGATTGGCATATGTCACAGCCGGAAGGCAATCGCCCTTGGGCTACGTATTGGCGCTGGATCGCCGCTTTTCCCTGCTGAACTGGGCCCATCAGCACAATGCCATTGTGATTGAAGACGACTACGACAGCGAATATCGTTTCGAGGGTGCGCCGCTATCGGCCATGAAGAGCCTGGACAAAAAGGGGCGAGTGATCTATTGTGGGACTTTCAGCAAACTGCTCTTCCCCTCTCTTCGTATTTCCTATGCCGTGTTGCCCGATCAATTGATTGCACCTTTCACCGCGGCCTTGTCCTTAACCTTTCGACACGTCCCCATCATCGCCCAGACCACTTTGCACGAATTCATTGCCGAAGGTCATTTGGGTCGCCACGTGCGACGGATGCGCTTGCTCTATGCCGAGCGCGCCCAGGCTTTGCGGCAAGCGGCTAATGTTCATCTATCAGGCTTGCTCGAAATCCCGGAAATCACCATGGGGCTGGACACACCGGCATTTTTTACCAACGACAGTAAC
Above is a window of uncultured Desulfobacter sp. DNA encoding:
- a CDS encoding SMR family transporter, giving the protein MGYLYLSIAIIAEVIGTSALKASQEFTKLGPSIMAIVGYGASFYFLSLVLKTIPVGIAYAIWSGIGITLITITGAILFKQMPDIPAIIGMTMIMIGVAIINVFSKIASH
- a CDS encoding PLP-dependent aminotransferase family protein codes for the protein MRQAADIEISLTPRPDGIALQRWLYDEIRTAILAGRLMPGSRLPATRDLALRLKISRGTVLAAYAQLGAEGYIQGVTGKGSFVAPELPDLPPRPVATGSGVAESISDNATGTKYEAPAVVLSARGKKLSMTPFSVAGRTLPAKAFRTNQPDVTAFPFDLWTRIASRRSRRLCPKFLADGDACGYKPLREEIAGYLRSSRGITCSAEQVVLVGSVQQILDISARLLLDPGDQVWIEDPGYPGAHLIFAAAGAKIVDIPVDLNGIDVENARNQAPNARLAYVTAGRQSPLGYVLALDRRFSLLNWAHQHNAIVIEDDYDSEYRFEGAPLSAMKSLDKKGRVIYCGTFSKLLFPSLRISYAVLPDQLIAPFTAALSLTFRHVPIIAQTTLHEFIAEGHLGRHVRRMRLLYAERAQALRQAANVHLSGLLEIPEITMGLDTPAFFTNDSNDKDIANLAAQAGIESLPLSAYTRTQPVDPGLLLGFAAVSHTEIESGVRTLARVIDKTPN